A genomic window from Streptomyces broussonetiae includes:
- a CDS encoding RNA polymerase sigma-70 factor produces the protein MNGEDPFTAHRGLLFTVAYEMLGSAADAEDVLQESWLRWAGADRAEVRDPRSYLVRIVTRQSLNRLRTLARSREEYVGEWLPEPLLTSPDVAEDVELAESVSMAVLTVLETLAPTERAVFVLREVFDLPYGEIAEAVGKPAATVRQIARRAREHVAARRPRMRVSRSEQQAVVERFLRALRTGRLQELLDVMAPDVVMITDGGGVVAAGLAPFHGADEVARILARAHRVGADFEPRPVWLNGAPAVRIDLDGAPGTIGVTVADGRITGLYVVRNPHKLTRLDEPSELVR, from the coding sequence ATGAACGGGGAGGACCCCTTCACCGCCCACCGCGGCCTGTTGTTCACCGTCGCCTACGAGATGCTCGGGTCGGCGGCCGACGCCGAGGACGTGCTCCAGGAGTCCTGGCTGCGATGGGCCGGGGCCGACCGGGCCGAGGTCCGTGACCCGCGGTCGTACCTCGTCCGTATCGTCACCCGGCAGTCGCTCAACCGGCTGCGCACCCTGGCGCGCAGCCGCGAGGAGTATGTCGGCGAATGGCTGCCGGAACCGCTGCTGACCAGCCCCGATGTCGCCGAGGACGTCGAACTCGCGGAGAGCGTCTCGATGGCGGTGCTCACCGTGCTGGAGACGCTGGCGCCGACGGAGCGCGCGGTGTTCGTGCTGCGCGAGGTCTTCGACCTGCCGTACGGCGAGATCGCCGAGGCCGTCGGGAAACCGGCGGCCACGGTCCGGCAGATCGCGCGCCGGGCCCGCGAGCACGTGGCGGCCCGGCGGCCCCGGATGCGGGTGAGCCGCTCGGAACAGCAGGCCGTGGTGGAGCGGTTCCTGCGGGCGCTGCGCACCGGGCGGCTGCAGGAGCTGCTGGACGTCATGGCGCCGGACGTGGTCATGATCACCGACGGCGGCGGGGTGGTGGCCGCCGGGCTCGCGCCGTTCCACGGGGCCGACGAGGTGGCCCGGATCCTGGCACGCGCGCACCGGGTGGGGGCCGACTTCGAGCCGAGGCCCGTGTGGCTCAACGGCGCCCCCGCCGTACGGATCGACCTGGACGGCGCACCGGGCACGATCGGCGTCACGGTCGCTGACGGCCGGATCACCGGCCTGTACGTCGTACGCAACCCGCACAAGCTGACCCGCCTGGACGAGCCGTCCGAGCTGGTCCGGTGA
- a CDS encoding carboxymuconolactone decarboxylase family protein encodes MTPRIAKAELPVELLETMIEQLGAVPEPVEVTWHNPEVAQSNLDFSARLARWSAADASLKSFAHMAVAAKVGCSWCLDVGYFQAQNENLDLARASQVPRWRESEVFSPLERDVLEYAEAMTDTPTTVTDELYGGLLDRIGPAAMVELTAYIAFVNLATRNNTAHGIRSQGYSDACEIPLAPTV; translated from the coding sequence ATGACCCCACGCATAGCGAAGGCAGAGCTGCCCGTCGAGCTGCTCGAGACGATGATCGAGCAGCTCGGCGCCGTGCCCGAACCCGTCGAGGTGACCTGGCACAACCCCGAAGTGGCCCAGTCCAACCTGGACTTCTCGGCCAGGCTGGCCCGGTGGAGCGCGGCCGACGCGAGCCTGAAGTCGTTCGCGCACATGGCCGTGGCGGCGAAGGTCGGCTGCAGCTGGTGCCTCGACGTCGGCTACTTCCAGGCGCAGAACGAGAACCTGGACCTGGCCAGGGCGAGCCAGGTGCCGCGCTGGCGGGAGTCGGAGGTGTTCTCACCGCTCGAGCGGGACGTGCTGGAGTACGCCGAGGCCATGACGGACACGCCGACCACCGTGACGGACGAGCTGTACGGGGGTCTGCTCGACCGGATCGGCCCGGCGGCGATGGTCGAACTCACCGCGTACATCGCCTTCGTCAACCTGGCGACCAGGAACAACACGGCCCACGGCATCCGCTCGCAGGGCTACTCCGACGCCTGCGAGATCCCGCTGGCGCCGACGGTGTGA
- a CDS encoding aminotransferase-like domain-containing protein: protein MKDYQSVADTVAEEIRSGVLRPGDRLPPQRAFARQHGIADSTATRVYRELARRGLTVGEVGRGTFVRTAAVGSASALTEPAAVGRIDLELNYPAAPGQSALLAEGLGELLRPEALGPALRPVGTAGLPAVQESAAGILARGGWRPDPARILFAGNGRQALFAAVTALVPPGGRLGVEELTYPVIKAVAARLGITLVPLAMDGDGLVPQAVVEAHAAAPLHAVYVQPRLHNPLSLSMPEQRVAELAEVLTRLALPAVEDAIWAFLRDELPPLAACAPERTVLIDSLSKRIAPGLTLGFAVAPPALTGEIAAALRSGGWAPMRFALEAAHRWQQDGTVRKLVAAKRREAALRQEIAARHLTGFAVRGDALSYHCWWQLPRPWRADTFVAAAARHGIGVVPAAAFTVGAGHAPAAVRVGLATPPPDVLAQALATLADLARSAPEDLVAD, encoded by the coding sequence GTGAAGGACTATCAGAGCGTCGCCGACACGGTGGCCGAGGAGATCCGCTCCGGCGTCCTGCGGCCCGGCGACCGGCTGCCCCCGCAGCGCGCGTTCGCCCGGCAGCACGGCATCGCCGACTCCACCGCCACGCGCGTGTACCGGGAACTGGCCCGCCGCGGCCTGACCGTGGGCGAGGTGGGACGCGGCACGTTCGTGCGCACGGCGGCCGTGGGCTCCGCCTCGGCGCTCACGGAACCGGCGGCCGTCGGCCGGATCGACCTGGAGCTGAACTACCCCGCGGCGCCCGGGCAGAGCGCGCTGCTCGCCGAGGGGCTGGGTGAACTGCTGCGCCCCGAAGCCCTCGGCCCTGCGCTGCGGCCGGTCGGTACGGCCGGGCTGCCCGCCGTCCAGGAGTCCGCCGCCGGGATCCTCGCCCGCGGCGGCTGGCGCCCCGATCCCGCCCGGATCCTGTTCGCGGGAAACGGCCGGCAGGCCCTCTTTGCGGCCGTCACCGCGCTGGTGCCGCCGGGCGGGCGCCTCGGCGTCGAGGAGCTGACGTACCCGGTGATCAAGGCGGTGGCCGCGCGGCTCGGCATCACGCTCGTCCCGCTGGCGATGGACGGGGACGGCCTGGTGCCCCAGGCGGTGGTCGAGGCGCACGCCGCCGCGCCGCTGCACGCCGTCTACGTCCAGCCGAGGCTGCACAACCCGCTCTCGCTGTCGATGCCCGAGCAGCGGGTCGCCGAGCTGGCCGAGGTCCTGACGCGGCTCGCGCTGCCGGCCGTGGAGGACGCGATCTGGGCGTTCCTGCGCGACGAACTGCCGCCGCTCGCCGCCTGCGCCCCCGAGCGGACCGTCCTGATCGACAGCCTCTCCAAGCGGATCGCCCCCGGCCTGACCCTCGGCTTCGCGGTCGCCCCGCCCGCCCTGACCGGCGAGATCGCCGCCGCCCTGCGCTCGGGCGGCTGGGCCCCGATGCGCTTCGCCCTGGAGGCCGCGCACCGCTGGCAGCAGGACGGTACGGTGCGCAAGCTGGTGGCCGCCAAGCGGCGGGAGGCGGCGCTGCGGCAGGAGATCGCGGCCCGGCACCTGACCGGGTTCGCGGTGCGCGGCGACGCCCTCTCCTACCACTGCTGGTGGCAACTGCCCCGCCCCTGGCGTGCGGACACGTTCGTCGCCGCCGCGGCCCGGCACGGCATCGGGGTCGTCCCCGCGGCCGCGTTCACCGTGGGCGCCGGCCACGCCCCGGCCGCCGTCCGCGTGGGCCTTGCCACACCGCCGCCGGACGTCCTCGCCCAGGCCCTCGCCACCCTCGCCGACCTCGCCCGCTCGGCCCCGGAGGATCTGGTCGCCGACTGA
- a CDS encoding RraA family protein produces the protein MTDTGIFAALQDVPTTTLADLLGRKQVMDVVIRPLWEPVPRVAGPAFTVSCPPGDNLMLHAAVHRAGPGSVIVVESGDLDHALAGGNVCAVAQRRGVAAFVADGLIRDLGEVRGLGFPVFGRGIIPIPGAKKAVRPLNEPVRCGGVRVESGDVVVADGEGVVVVPAGRAAQVLQGARAKLAKEAGETLDDWEKAHRARIDEILAAGGFEG, from the coding sequence ATGACCGACACCGGGATCTTCGCCGCCCTCCAGGACGTCCCGACGACCACCCTCGCCGACCTCCTCGGTCGCAAGCAGGTCATGGACGTCGTGATACGGCCGCTGTGGGAGCCCGTACCGCGCGTCGCCGGACCGGCGTTCACGGTCAGCTGCCCGCCCGGCGACAACCTCATGCTGCACGCGGCCGTCCACCGGGCCGGTCCCGGTTCGGTCATCGTGGTCGAGTCCGGCGACCTCGACCACGCGCTGGCCGGCGGCAACGTGTGCGCGGTCGCGCAGCGCCGCGGAGTGGCCGCCTTCGTCGCCGACGGACTGATCCGCGACCTCGGCGAGGTCCGCGGGCTGGGCTTCCCCGTCTTCGGCCGGGGGATCATCCCGATCCCGGGCGCGAAGAAGGCGGTACGCCCGCTGAACGAGCCCGTGCGCTGCGGGGGCGTACGGGTGGAGTCCGGGGACGTGGTCGTGGCGGACGGGGAAGGGGTGGTCGTCGTACCGGCCGGGCGTGCCGCGCAGGTGCTTCAGGGGGCCCGCGCCAAGCTCGCGAAGGAGGCCGGGGAGACCCTGGACGACTGGGAGAAGGCGCATCGGGCGCGGATCGACGAGATCCTCGCGGCGGGCGGTTTCGAGGGCTGA
- a CDS encoding TetR family transcriptional regulator encodes MGEMGLRERKKQRMYQDVSDIAVRLFLERGFDAVPVAEVAAAAGISKPTLFRYFPAKEDLVLHRITDHETEAARVVAGAADPVDALRRHFLAGLERRDPVTGLNGHPQVLAFHALLYGTPSLVARAYRHQERSEAALAEALGGDLDARLAAGQIIAVQRILAMENFRRIEAGEPVGEVAPDAVRAAERAFRRLAEGLPGLRDGE; translated from the coding sequence ATGGGTGAGATGGGCCTGCGTGAGCGCAAGAAGCAGCGGATGTACCAGGACGTGTCGGACATCGCCGTGCGGCTGTTCCTGGAGCGGGGCTTCGACGCGGTGCCCGTGGCGGAGGTCGCGGCGGCGGCCGGGATCTCCAAGCCGACCCTCTTCAGGTACTTCCCGGCCAAGGAGGACCTGGTCCTGCACCGGATCACGGACCACGAGACGGAGGCCGCGCGGGTGGTCGCCGGTGCGGCCGACCCGGTGGACGCGCTGCGCCGGCACTTCCTCGCCGGGCTGGAGCGCCGCGATCCGGTCACGGGCCTGAACGGCCACCCGCAGGTGCTCGCCTTCCACGCCCTGCTCTACGGCACCCCGTCCCTGGTGGCGCGGGCGTACCGGCACCAGGAGCGGTCGGAGGCGGCGCTCGCCGAGGCGCTCGGCGGGGACCTGGACGCGCGGCTGGCGGCCGGCCAGATCATCGCCGTCCAGCGGATCCTCGCCATGGAGAACTTCCGGCGGATCGAGGCCGGGGAACCGGTCGGGGAGGTGGCGCCGGATGCCGTGCGGGCGGCCGAGCGGGCCTTTCGCCGGCTGGCGGAGGGCCTTCCGGGGCTGAGGGACGGCGAATGA
- a CDS encoding GNAT family N-acetyltransferase, translating into MSALDIRTVGGSEYENWLRAVNTGFLSPPTPGTDQVERNRRTDAEGASRLLGAFDGDRCVATLRSFPQELTAVGGAFVPADAVSAVTVSPTHRRQGLLTRMLGRDLAEAKERGDVVATLIAAEYPIYGRYGFGPATWASQWTVEVSRAGLDPRRTGCAGGGRISLVDGAEVRKLGPELHERFRAGRPGAVSRVPAWWDTATGLLRSGPNWTEPYLAVHRSASGETQGLVSYRAEHLWQGNQPEHTIAVDWLLATTPAAERALWHYLCSIDWVTKVTSDGRAPDDLLPQFLPDPRAARITEHSDWLWLRILDVVRALEARTYETSGTTVLEVVDRQGGYGGGRFRLEASAQGASCTPTTGSADLTLGIGELGTVWLGGESLTRLVALGRVQEEREGAARKADALFRSPGHPWCPDLF; encoded by the coding sequence ATGAGCGCGCTGGACATACGCACCGTGGGCGGGTCCGAGTACGAGAACTGGCTGCGGGCCGTGAACACCGGCTTCCTGAGCCCGCCCACCCCGGGCACGGACCAGGTGGAGAGGAACCGCCGGACGGACGCCGAGGGGGCGTCCCGGCTGCTCGGCGCCTTCGACGGCGACCGGTGCGTGGCGACCCTGCGCTCCTTCCCGCAGGAACTCACCGCGGTCGGCGGCGCGTTCGTCCCCGCGGACGCCGTCTCCGCCGTCACCGTCAGCCCCACCCACCGCCGTCAGGGACTGCTCACCCGCATGCTGGGGCGCGACCTTGCGGAGGCGAAGGAGCGCGGCGACGTCGTCGCCACGCTGATCGCCGCCGAGTACCCGATCTACGGCCGCTACGGCTTCGGCCCCGCGACCTGGGCGTCCCAGTGGACCGTCGAGGTGTCCCGGGCGGGCCTCGACCCACGCCGGACCGGTTGCGCGGGCGGCGGCCGGATCAGCCTGGTGGACGGCGCCGAGGTGCGCAAGCTGGGGCCCGAGCTGCATGAGCGGTTCCGGGCCGGCCGGCCCGGCGCGGTCAGCCGCGTCCCGGCGTGGTGGGACACGGCGACCGGCCTCCTGCGCTCCGGCCCGAACTGGACCGAGCCGTACCTCGCCGTCCACCGCTCCGCCTCCGGCGAGACACAGGGCCTGGTGTCGTACCGCGCCGAGCACCTGTGGCAGGGCAACCAGCCGGAGCACACCATCGCCGTGGACTGGCTGCTCGCCACCACCCCGGCGGCCGAGCGCGCCCTGTGGCACTACCTGTGCTCGATCGACTGGGTGACCAAGGTGACCAGCGACGGGCGCGCCCCCGACGACCTGCTGCCCCAGTTCCTGCCCGACCCGCGGGCGGCCCGGATCACCGAGCACTCGGACTGGCTGTGGCTGCGGATCCTGGACGTCGTACGGGCCCTGGAGGCGCGGACGTACGAGACGTCCGGCACGACGGTCCTCGAGGTCGTCGACCGGCAGGGAGGATACGGCGGGGGCCGGTTCCGGCTGGAGGCCTCGGCGCAGGGCGCGTCCTGCACGCCGACCACCGGGAGTGCCGATCTCACCCTCGGCATCGGGGAGTTGGGCACCGTGTGGCTCGGCGGGGAGTCGCTGACGCGGCTCGTGGCGCTGGGCCGGGTGCAGGAGGAGCGCGAGGGCGCCGCCCGGAAGGCCGACGCCCTGTTCCGCTCGCCCGGGCACCCGTGGTGCCCGGACCTCTTCTGA
- the dtd gene encoding D-aminoacyl-tRNA deacylase, giving the protein MRAVVQRVDGASVVVDGETVGAIEGEGLCVLVGVTHEDTKEKAAQLARKLWSIRMLQDERSCSDVDAPLLVISQFTLYGDARKGRRPTWNAAAPGDVAEPLVDEVVAQLRALGATVATGRFGAQMRVSLTNDGPFTVLLEM; this is encoded by the coding sequence ATGCGAGCGGTGGTGCAGCGGGTGGACGGTGCGAGTGTCGTCGTGGACGGCGAGACGGTGGGCGCGATCGAGGGCGAGGGACTGTGTGTCCTCGTCGGGGTGACCCATGAGGACACCAAGGAGAAGGCGGCGCAGCTGGCCCGCAAGCTGTGGTCGATCCGGATGCTGCAGGACGAGCGGTCGTGCAGCGACGTCGATGCCCCGCTGCTGGTCATCAGCCAGTTCACGCTCTACGGCGACGCACGCAAGGGCCGCCGCCCGACGTGGAACGCGGCGGCCCCGGGCGATGTGGCCGAGCCGCTGGTGGACGAGGTGGTGGCTCAGCTGCGGGCGCTGGGCGCGACGGTGGCCACGGGCCGCTTCGGCGCGCAGATGCGGGTGTCCCTGACGAACGACGGCCCGTTCACGGTGCTGCTGGAGATGTAG
- a CDS encoding ATP-binding cassette domain-containing protein produces MDLTAAHAADSHDLIRVHGARENNLKDIDVELPKRRLTVFTGVSGSGKSSLVFDTIAAESQRLINETYPAFVQGFMPNLARPEVDVLDGLTTVITVDQQRMGADPRSTVGTATDANAMLRILFSRLGRPHIGSPKAFSFNVASISGAGAVTIERGGQQVKERRAFSITGGMCPRCEGRGTVSDLDLTQLYDDSLSLNEGALTVPGYKSGGWNYRLYTESGLVDPDKPIRRYTKRELQDFLYREPTRMKIAGINMTYEGLIPRIQKSMLAKDKEGMQPHIRAFVDRAVTFTVCPECAGTRLTEAARSSKIAGTSIADACAMQISDLAEWVRSVDAPSVAPLLASLRHTLDSFVEIGLGYLSLDRPAGTLSGGEAQRVKMIRHLGSSLTDVTYVFDEPTTGLHPHDIQRMNELLLRLRDKGNTVLVVEHKPEVIAIADHVVDLGPGAGTAGGTLCFEGTVDGLRAAGTLTGRHLDDRATVKDTFRKPTGALEIRGATTHNLQDVDVDIPLGVLCVVTGVAGSGKSSLVHGSVPRGADVVSVDQSPIRGSRRSNPATYTGLLEPIRKAFAKANGVKPALFSANSEGACPTCNGAGVIYTDLAMMAGVATPCEECEGKRFEASVLTYTLGGRDIAQVLAMSVTEAEEFFASGEAHIPAAHRILGRMADVGLGYLTLGQPLTTLSGGERQRLKLATHMADKGGVYVLDEPTTGLHLADVEHLLGLLDRLVDSGKSVIVVEHHQAVMAHADWIIDLGPGAGHDGGRVVFEGTPAELVATRPTLTGEHLATYVGADAR; encoded by the coding sequence ATGGACCTCACTGCAGCGCACGCAGCCGACAGCCATGACCTGATCCGGGTGCACGGTGCCCGTGAGAACAACCTCAAGGACATCGACGTCGAGCTGCCCAAGCGCCGGCTGACGGTCTTCACCGGCGTCTCCGGCTCGGGCAAGAGCTCGCTGGTGTTCGACACGATCGCCGCCGAGTCGCAGCGGCTGATCAACGAGACGTACCCCGCCTTCGTCCAGGGCTTCATGCCGAACCTGGCGCGCCCCGAGGTCGACGTCCTCGACGGGCTGACGACCGTGATCACCGTCGACCAGCAGCGGATGGGCGCCGACCCCCGGTCCACCGTAGGCACCGCCACCGACGCCAACGCCATGCTGCGCATCCTCTTCAGCCGCCTCGGCAGGCCGCACATCGGCTCGCCCAAGGCGTTCTCCTTCAACGTGGCCTCGATCAGCGGCGCCGGCGCGGTCACCATCGAGCGCGGCGGGCAGCAGGTGAAGGAGCGGCGCGCGTTCAGCATCACCGGCGGCATGTGCCCGCGCTGCGAGGGCCGGGGGACGGTCTCCGACCTCGACCTCACCCAGCTCTACGACGACTCCCTGTCCCTCAACGAGGGCGCGCTGACCGTCCCCGGCTACAAGTCCGGCGGCTGGAACTACCGCCTCTACACCGAGTCCGGCCTGGTCGACCCCGACAAGCCGATCCGCAGGTACACCAAGCGGGAGCTGCAGGACTTCCTGTACCGCGAGCCGACCCGGATGAAGATCGCGGGCATCAACATGACCTACGAGGGTCTGATCCCGCGCATCCAGAAGTCGATGCTCGCCAAGGACAAGGAGGGCATGCAGCCGCACATCCGGGCCTTCGTGGACCGCGCGGTCACCTTCACCGTCTGTCCCGAGTGCGCGGGCACCCGGCTCACCGAGGCGGCCCGCTCCTCGAAGATCGCGGGCACCAGCATCGCCGACGCGTGCGCGATGCAGATCAGCGACCTCGCCGAGTGGGTGCGCTCCGTGGACGCGCCGTCGGTGGCACCGCTGCTCGCCTCGCTGCGGCACACGCTGGACTCGTTCGTGGAGATCGGCCTCGGCTATCTCTCGCTGGACCGGCCGGCGGGCACGCTGTCGGGCGGCGAGGCACAGCGCGTGAAGATGATCCGCCACCTCGGCTCCTCGCTCACGGACGTCACGTACGTCTTCGACGAGCCCACCACCGGTCTGCACCCGCACGACATCCAGCGCATGAACGAACTGCTGCTGCGCCTGCGCGACAAGGGCAACACGGTCCTCGTCGTGGAGCACAAGCCCGAGGTCATCGCGATCGCCGACCACGTCGTGGACCTCGGCCCCGGCGCCGGTACGGCGGGCGGCACGCTCTGCTTCGAGGGCACCGTCGACGGTCTGCGGGCCGCCGGCACCCTCACCGGCCGCCACCTGGACGACCGGGCCACCGTGAAGGACACCTTCCGCAAGCCGACCGGCGCGCTGGAGATCCGCGGCGCGACGACGCACAACCTCCAGGACGTGGACGTGGACATCCCGCTCGGGGTGCTGTGCGTGGTCACGGGTGTCGCGGGCTCGGGCAAAAGCTCGCTCGTGCACGGCTCGGTCCCCAGGGGCGCGGATGTCGTATCGGTCGACCAGAGCCCGATCCGCGGCTCCCGGCGCAGCAACCCGGCGACCTACACCGGCCTGCTGGAGCCGATCCGCAAGGCCTTCGCCAAGGCCAACGGCGTGAAGCCGGCCCTGTTCAGCGCCAACTCCGAGGGTGCCTGCCCCACCTGCAACGGCGCCGGTGTCATCTACACCGACCTGGCGATGATGGCCGGCGTCGCCACCCCCTGCGAGGAGTGCGAGGGCAAGCGGTTCGAGGCGTCCGTGCTCACCTACACCCTCGGCGGGCGGGACATCGCGCAGGTGCTGGCGATGTCGGTGACCGAGGCCGAGGAGTTCTTCGCCTCCGGCGAGGCGCACATCCCGGCCGCCCACCGGATCCTTGGGCGGATGGCCGACGTCGGTCTCGGCTATCTCACCCTGGGCCAGCCGCTGACCACCCTCTCCGGCGGCGAACGCCAGCGCCTGAAGCTGGCCACGCACATGGCCGACAAGGGCGGCGTCTACGTCCTCGACGAGCCGACGACGGGCCTCCACCTGGCCGACGTCGAGCATCTGCTCGGCCTGCTCGACCGGCTGGTCGACTCCGGCAAGTCGGTCATCGTGGTCGAGCACCACCAGGCCGTCATGGCCCACGCGGACTGGATCATCGACCTCGGCCCGGGGGCCGGGCACGACGGCGGGCGGGTCGTCTTCGAGGGGACCCCGGCGGAGTTGGTCGCCACGCGGCCGACGCTCACGGGAGAGCACCTGGCGACGTACGTCGGTGCGGACGCGCGCTGA
- a CDS encoding LysE family translocator, which yields MALGMVLTPGPNMIYLVSRSITQGRRAGMISLGGVALGFLAYLLAANLGLSVVLLAVPELYVAVKLAGAAYLAHLAWNALKPGGISVFAPQDVPHDSPRRLFTMGLMTNLLNPKIAIMYVSLIPQFIDLDKGHVLLQGLALGSVQVVVSIAVNLTIVLAAGTIAVFLARRPSWLKVQRYLMGTVLGTLAVSLAVDTSGPA from the coding sequence ATGGCACTCGGCATGGTGCTCACGCCCGGGCCGAACATGATCTATCTCGTCTCACGCAGCATCACCCAGGGCAGGCGCGCCGGGATGATCTCCCTCGGCGGGGTGGCCCTGGGCTTCCTGGCGTACCTGCTCGCCGCGAACCTCGGCCTGTCGGTCGTCCTCCTCGCCGTACCCGAGCTGTACGTCGCCGTGAAGCTGGCCGGCGCCGCCTACCTCGCCCACCTCGCCTGGAACGCCCTCAAGCCGGGCGGTATCTCGGTCTTCGCCCCGCAGGACGTGCCGCACGACTCGCCGCGCAGGCTGTTCACCATGGGCCTGATGACGAATCTGCTCAACCCCAAGATCGCCATCATGTACGTGTCCCTGATTCCCCAGTTCATCGACCTGGACAAGGGCCACGTCCTGCTCCAGGGCCTGGCGCTCGGCTCCGTCCAGGTCGTGGTGAGCATCGCGGTGAACCTCACCATCGTGCTCGCCGCCGGCACGATCGCTGTCTTCCTCGCTCGCCGGCCCTCCTGGCTCAAGGTGCAGCGGTACCTGATGGGCACGGTCCTCGGCACCCTCGCCGTCTCGCTGGCCGTGGACACCTCGGGCCCGGCCTGA
- a CDS encoding HAD family hydrolase: MTSDATSDAASDANEIEKLRELITPARFVLWDFDGPICRLFAGRRAEQVAAGLVEWLERQGLHGLLTDTERETPDPQTVLRAVGRRHPDGDLVTALEERLTQEELRAARSALPTAYADPLIRTWTAVGARQAVITDASPRVVRSYLETRGLLGCFGSRLYGRTEDLHHPEPDPHRLSRALGAMGAEPSAALMIGGAARDITAARRAGVPFLGHARNEAGWRVLRAAGAGPVVCSLQPLLRALRAGPLR; encoded by the coding sequence GTGACTTCTGATGCGACTTCTGATGCGGCGTCTGACGCGAACGAGATCGAAAAGCTTCGGGAACTGATCACACCTGCCCGCTTCGTGCTGTGGGACTTCGACGGGCCGATCTGCCGGCTGTTCGCCGGGCGCCGGGCGGAGCAGGTGGCGGCCGGCCTTGTGGAGTGGCTGGAGCGGCAGGGCCTGCACGGGCTGCTCACCGACACCGAACGCGAGACCCCGGACCCGCAGACCGTGCTGCGCGCGGTGGGCCGCCGCCACCCGGACGGCGACCTCGTCACCGCGCTGGAGGAGCGCCTCACCCAGGAGGAACTGCGGGCCGCCCGCTCCGCCCTGCCCACCGCGTACGCCGACCCGCTGATCCGCACCTGGACGGCCGTCGGCGCCCGGCAGGCCGTCATCACCGACGCCTCGCCCCGCGTGGTCCGTTCCTACCTCGAGACCCGCGGCCTCCTCGGTTGCTTCGGTTCTCGTCTGTACGGCCGCACCGAGGATCTGCACCATCCCGAGCCGGACCCGCACCGCCTCTCGCGTGCCCTCGGCGCGATGGGTGCCGAGCCCTCGGCCGCCCTGATGATCGGCGGTGCGGCCCGCGACATCACCGCGGCCCGTCGGGCGGGCGTCCCGTTTCTCGGCCACGCACGCAACGAGGCCGGGTGGAGGGTTCTGCGCGCGGCGGGCGCCGGTCCGGTGGTGTGCTCACTGCAGCCTCTGCTGCGGGCCCTGCGGGCGGGGCCGCTGCGCTAG
- a CDS encoding RsiG family protein: MSTPSTSGRLGTQGLPEMPYRPPVQRADGIPVPALAAGPREHDLARLSLPELRTLRRDSQRDEADLSYVRRLLQGRIDILSAELCRRGRASLPAPADGSVVDRLPEILKDAPARHRSSARHVTLGTPHNEEYRQLAAEMLGEVELSDLVARTDLELTSAMGRLVRYEQEVSRRRQRLQQTTDECSGEIARRYRVGEAQVDDLLT; the protein is encoded by the coding sequence ATGAGCACACCGAGTACCAGCGGGCGGCTGGGGACGCAGGGGCTGCCGGAGATGCCGTACCGGCCGCCCGTTCAGCGTGCCGACGGCATCCCGGTTCCCGCGCTCGCCGCAGGGCCCCGCGAGCACGACCTGGCCCGGCTCAGTCTGCCCGAACTGCGCACCCTGCGCCGGGACTCCCAGCGCGACGAGGCGGACCTCAGCTATGTGCGGCGGCTGTTGCAGGGCCGGATCGACATCCTGAGCGCGGAGCTGTGCCGGCGCGGCCGGGCCTCCCTGCCGGCGCCCGCGGACGGCTCCGTGGTCGACCGGCTCCCGGAGATCCTCAAGGACGCCCCGGCCCGGCACCGCTCCTCGGCCCGTCATGTCACGCTCGGCACCCCGCACAACGAGGAGTACCGGCAGCTGGCCGCCGAGATGCTGGGCGAGGTCGAGCTGAGCGACCTCGTGGCCCGCACGGACCTCGAACTGACCAGCGCGATGGGCCGGTTGGTCCGGTACGAGCAGGAGGTCTCGCGGCGACGGCAGCGCCTGCAGCAGACCACCGACGAGTGCAGCGGGGAGATCGCGCGCCGGTACCGGGTGGGCGAGGCCCAGGTGGACGACCTGCTGACCTGA